From a single Hymenobacter sp. YIM 151500-1 genomic region:
- the guaA gene encoding glutamine-hydrolyzing GMP synthase, whose amino-acid sequence MPQQILILDFGSQYTQLIARRIRELNVYCEIHPFTHAPDLSEDIRGVVLSGSPCSVRDAASPNPDLSQYLGRVPVLGVCYGAQLLAHQQGGEVLPATIREYGRARLSHVHHDSPLLRGIPTGSQVWMSHGDTIKTLPEGFDSIASTPEVDVAAFHIEGQPTYGIQFHPEVTHSADGKLLLHNFVVGICGLDQSWTPEHFVDSMVTALQRTIGEQDQVILGLSGGVDSSVAALLLHRAIGPRLHGIFVNNGLLRKDEYEGVLHSYRDLGLNVRGVDASQEFYAALAGLTDPEQKRKAIGRTFIEVFDREAQQVEGARWLAQGTIYPDVIESVSVNGPAVTIKSHHNVGGLPDKMNLKVVEPLRSLFKDEVREVGHTLGLPVEILHRHPFPGPGLGIRILGDITPEKVDLLQRADAIFIKGLKDYGLYDQVWQAGVMLLPIQSVGVMGDERTYERVVALRAVTSVDGMTADWAHLPYDFLADVSNRIINQVRGINRVVYDISSKPPATIEWE is encoded by the coding sequence ATGCCTCAACAGATTCTGATTCTTGATTTTGGGTCGCAGTACACGCAGCTTATTGCCCGACGCATTCGGGAGCTGAATGTCTACTGCGAAATTCACCCGTTTACGCACGCCCCGGACCTCTCGGAGGACATCCGGGGCGTGGTGCTTTCCGGCTCCCCGTGCTCGGTGCGCGACGCGGCCTCGCCCAACCCCGACCTGAGCCAGTACCTGGGCCGCGTGCCGGTGCTGGGCGTGTGCTACGGGGCCCAGCTGCTGGCCCACCAGCAGGGCGGCGAGGTGCTGCCGGCCACCATCCGCGAGTACGGCCGCGCCCGCCTCAGCCACGTCCACCACGACTCGCCCCTGCTGCGCGGCATTCCTACTGGGTCGCAGGTGTGGATGTCGCACGGCGACACGATTAAGACGCTGCCGGAGGGCTTCGACAGTATTGCCAGCACGCCGGAGGTAGACGTAGCCGCCTTCCACATCGAGGGCCAGCCCACCTACGGCATTCAGTTTCACCCCGAAGTAACCCACTCCGCCGACGGCAAGCTGCTGCTGCACAACTTCGTGGTGGGCATTTGCGGGCTGGACCAGAGCTGGACCCCGGAGCACTTCGTGGACTCAATGGTGACGGCCTTGCAACGCACCATCGGCGAGCAGGACCAGGTGATTCTGGGCCTTTCGGGGGGCGTAGACTCCTCGGTGGCGGCGCTGCTGCTGCACCGCGCCATTGGGCCGCGCCTGCACGGCATCTTCGTGAACAACGGGCTGCTGCGCAAAGACGAGTACGAAGGCGTGCTCCACTCCTACCGCGACCTGGGTTTGAACGTGCGCGGCGTGGACGCCTCACAGGAATTTTACGCGGCCCTGGCCGGCCTCACCGACCCCGAGCAGAAGCGCAAAGCCATCGGGCGCACCTTTATCGAGGTGTTTGATAGGGAAGCGCAGCAGGTAGAAGGGGCGCGGTGGCTGGCCCAGGGCACGATTTACCCCGACGTAATTGAGTCGGTGTCGGTGAACGGGCCGGCCGTGACCATCAAGAGCCACCACAACGTGGGCGGCCTGCCCGACAAGATGAACCTGAAAGTGGTAGAGCCCCTGCGCAGCCTGTTCAAAGACGAGGTGCGCGAGGTGGGCCACACGCTGGGGCTACCGGTGGAAATCCTGCACCGCCACCCCTTTCCCGGCCCCGGCCTGGGCATCCGCATCCTCGGCGACATCACCCCCGAGAAAGTGGACCTCTTGCAACGCGCCGACGCCATCTTTATTAAGGGCCTGAAAGACTACGGCCTCTACGACCAAGTGTGGCAAGCCGGGGTGATGCTGCTGCCCATTCAGAGCGTGGGCGTGATGGGCGACGAGCGGACCTACGAGCGGGTAGTGGCTTTGCGCGCCGTGACCAGCGTGGACGGTATGACCGCCGACTGGGCCCACCTGCCCTACGACTTCCTGGCCGACGTCTCCAACCGCATCATCAACCAGGTGCGCGGCATCAACCGCGTCGTCTACGACATCAGCTCCAAGCCGCCCGCAACGATTGAGTGGGAGTGA
- a CDS encoding DUF4153 domain-containing protein, which translates to MKLPSLHHLLAETARVARRFPLTLLCALVLCGVGIYIQRLDFRQQQDLEWLFPALSAAGLGLTLTLSVDLAAERYRWPLGLRVLVQAGAVGLLGLWYGLCPAEPTLVWGLRLFLLLVGLHLLVAVVPYLPELRRQADTPGFWRYNETLFLRILTGGLYSGVLFVGCALALLAIDNLFEVHLDERWYPHLFTVLATVFNTWFFLAGVPQDFAALETAAPYPRGLKVFTQFVLLPLVVLYLAILYAYLARIIGQWTLPKGWVSILILALAVAGIFALLLIHPIRDNAENTWIRTFARWFYRALFPLLGLLAVAIGTRIHQYGITEERYLVLVLAAWLALIATYFLVRQGRGIIWIPASLAAVAFLAAGGPWGAFAVAERSQLAQLRELATQHKLLQAGKLDGASQRVPNLPAPVRQRLTSSFEFFADRDNLAAVQPLFAASLALPDSLRRPARRQKSRPSEARLEWAQRRWTQERLFDVSGISRTSYSEVDGKQELTAEFHSKPPQAQPVGPGRYWLGNLRQESYRFGPGDTLAAFTVPQGQFRLHTAGRGGLLRLEQRAGSGWQLRLQASISSLADSLARRHGANPSQGVVLPAGGFALRASAQDLTLHLFLSDVTRRQHQDTVRYGFEGNALLEFTPSNLTQKPPAK; encoded by the coding sequence ATGAAACTGCCTTCCCTTCACCACCTGCTCGCCGAAACCGCCCGAGTGGCGCGGCGCTTTCCGCTTACGCTGCTGTGCGCCCTGGTGCTGTGCGGGGTCGGCATCTACATCCAGCGTCTCGACTTCCGGCAGCAGCAAGACCTGGAGTGGCTGTTTCCGGCGCTGTCGGCTGCCGGGCTGGGGCTGACGCTCACGCTGAGCGTGGACCTGGCCGCCGAGCGGTACCGCTGGCCGCTGGGCCTGCGGGTGCTGGTACAGGCTGGGGCCGTGGGGCTGCTGGGGCTCTGGTACGGGCTGTGTCCCGCCGAACCTACCCTGGTGTGGGGCCTGCGCCTGTTCTTGCTGCTGGTGGGCCTGCACTTGCTTGTAGCCGTGGTACCCTACCTGCCCGAGCTGCGCCGCCAGGCCGACACCCCCGGCTTCTGGCGCTACAACGAAACCTTGTTTTTGCGCATTCTCACGGGCGGCCTCTACTCCGGCGTGCTGTTCGTGGGGTGCGCCCTGGCCCTGCTGGCCATCGACAATCTGTTTGAAGTGCACCTGGATGAGCGTTGGTACCCGCACCTGTTCACGGTGCTGGCTACGGTGTTCAACACCTGGTTTTTCCTGGCCGGCGTGCCCCAGGATTTTGCGGCTCTGGAAACGGCGGCGCCTTACCCGCGCGGGCTGAAGGTGTTCACGCAGTTTGTGCTACTGCCGCTGGTGGTGCTCTACCTGGCTATTCTCTACGCCTACCTGGCCCGCATCATCGGGCAGTGGACCTTACCCAAAGGTTGGGTGTCGATATTGATATTAGCCCTGGCGGTGGCCGGCATCTTCGCCCTGCTGCTCATCCATCCCATCCGCGACAATGCCGAAAACACCTGGATTCGCACGTTTGCGCGCTGGTTTTACCGGGCCCTGTTTCCGCTGCTGGGCTTGCTGGCCGTGGCCATCGGCACCCGCATCCATCAGTACGGCATCACCGAGGAGCGGTACCTGGTGCTGGTGTTGGCCGCTTGGCTGGCACTTATAGCCACGTATTTCCTGGTGCGGCAGGGGCGAGGCATCATCTGGATTCCGGCTTCGCTGGCGGCCGTGGCGTTTCTCGCGGCCGGAGGGCCCTGGGGCGCCTTCGCCGTGGCCGAGCGTAGCCAGCTGGCTCAGTTACGGGAGCTGGCTACGCAGCACAAGCTGCTCCAAGCTGGCAAGCTGGATGGCGCCAGCCAACGGGTGCCAAACCTGCCCGCCCCAGTGCGGCAGCGCCTTACCTCCAGCTTCGAGTTTTTTGCCGACCGCGACAACCTGGCCGCCGTCCAGCCCCTGTTTGCCGCCTCGCTCGCCCTGCCCGATTCGCTACGGCGCCCGGCCCGGCGCCAGAAGTCCCGGCCCAGCGAAGCAAGGCTGGAATGGGCTCAGCGGCGGTGGACGCAGGAGCGGCTGTTCGATGTGAGCGGCATTAGCCGCACCAGCTACTCCGAAGTCGACGGTAAGCAGGAGCTGACGGCCGAGTTTCACAGCAAACCACCTCAAGCGCAGCCCGTAGGTCCGGGCCGCTACTGGCTCGGCAACCTGCGCCAGGAATCCTACCGCTTTGGGCCCGGTGACACGCTGGCGGCGTTTACGGTGCCACAAGGGCAGTTTCGGCTGCATACGGCGGGGCGCGGCGGCCTGCTGCGGCTGGAACAGCGGGCCGGTTCGGGCTGGCAGCTCCGCCTTCAGGCTTCCATCAGCTCCCTGGCCGACTCCCTGGCCCGCCGCCACGGCGCCAATCCCAGCCAGGGCGTTGTGCTGCCTGCCGGTGGCTTCGCCCTGCGCGCTTCGGCCCAGGACCTCACGTTGCACCTCTTCCTGAGCGACGTGACGCGCCGCCAACATCAGGATACGGTGCGCTATGGCTTCGAGGGCAACGCCCTGCTGGAGTTCACGCCGTCAAACCTCACGCAGAAGCCACCGGCGAAATAA
- a CDS encoding DUF6686 family protein: protein MATFLHHNDFGYCARCPRTYHLHVCFGNVALAATPAEFAEFRRTVAETWQHHCLRTADPEARCIALRTPAPRLALVFSLVELAQLRDILENTALLLEVEELLHPSS from the coding sequence ATGGCTACGTTCCTCCACCATAACGATTTTGGCTACTGTGCCCGCTGCCCGCGCACCTACCACCTGCACGTGTGCTTCGGCAATGTGGCCCTGGCCGCCACGCCGGCCGAGTTTGCCGAGTTCCGCCGCACGGTGGCCGAAACCTGGCAGCACCACTGCCTGCGCACCGCCGACCCCGAAGCCCGCTGCATTGCCCTGCGCACGCCGGCCCCGCGCCTGGCCCTGGTGTTTTCGCTGGTGGAGCTAGCTCAGCTACGCGACATTCTGGAAAATACCGCCCTGCTGCTGGAGGTGGAGGAGCTGTTGCACCCGTCGTCGTGA
- a CDS encoding AsmA family protein, with protein MKLPSFRRLLGMGLLTLLLAGLGVGVLLGSRWGQRQLMRQVQEQLARNSELVPGPFRVRFSVLRDFPHLTASLHQLTLTDTAYQRAVPVLRVGRADLRLHLGSLLQGQVRVSRLRLTDVDLYQYTDAQGRSWGLRGRRPAPGQAAQRASTFALDSVRLRNVQLRTVNEFKRSSLALRIRRASFTAQASPLEATLRGTLVGQLDYLRTRRGYLFRQEQVRAQVQYRYDFRHRQGRLLRTWATLNADTVRISGTHTAAPDQPAGTRLHLRLAGQQPLLEVLRATLPAALLPHLAGARSPSKAHVDYTIRGLSSPTVRPRAVLRFRLRGAQMAWPDSGRTIRRWDLAATFDNGPARTPATTTLRLHQCRLYSAVGELDLAVQVADFARPRLHGRLRGRTELRQLAALVAPGRWQAQRGTATLNLTLRGRLPERSASAVPSPGAGRLSGRGTVVLHDAAFRLPGRAAEVRQLSVTLGLRDSLWTLTNLTGQVAGMRVQANATTLHLLDYLTDQHPSTTIRGSLAVDELRVAELRQLLASRSGPSRPNRAGKKPRTRPASLFAPGLRLDVRLRCRQLVLATDTLQQLAAHLRHDGRQVELRAFRTRLWGGQVSGEARWATAGRLTNSPLRLHVAGRWGTVAYRRLLAVLERPPRPGPAAPTLPLRDMLLTATGQATVDVQDLRTGSQEDIRNLHLRVLKSNGRVQLPALRFTTSAGGRGQANAAAHLSGARLTRLSAQATLHYPLLDVQRLLLLMAALAPTGRPAGERRTAKPDGPRITELLTARLRITADQARYGVLRGTELRVVSSVRPGRAVLEDCHLQALGGHVGVRGQLLNTAEPGRYPVRAQVELRQVQLPAAFGLAHSLQLAVPGPANVRGTVHGTADLRTVLGADFLPRLPQSYAHLQARVQGLELLEVEALMQALRFLREKRTRHLVFEPLQAQLLLDRDRVLIPDLRLPSNLTDLAISGEYALAGPGTNLYVGLRPTQALFGNNNQRVARIQQGEAAGRQPRPLTYVHLHRGAAPGYQVRLFKGREQRLQQQQLLRRTQHLLRTQQLDTTLQLLPGE; from the coding sequence ATGAAACTTCCGTCCTTCCGCCGCTTGCTGGGTATGGGTCTCCTGACCTTGCTGCTGGCCGGGCTGGGCGTGGGGGTGTTGCTGGGTTCCCGCTGGGGGCAGCGGCAGCTGATGCGCCAGGTGCAGGAGCAGCTGGCCCGCAACTCGGAACTGGTGCCGGGGCCGTTCCGGGTGCGCTTTTCGGTGCTGCGCGACTTTCCCCACCTTACCGCTTCCCTGCACCAGCTCACCCTTACCGACACCGCCTACCAGCGGGCCGTGCCGGTGCTGCGCGTGGGCCGCGCCGACCTGCGCCTCCACCTTGGCAGCCTGCTCCAAGGGCAAGTGCGCGTGAGCCGCCTGCGCCTGACCGACGTTGACTTGTACCAGTACACCGACGCGCAGGGCCGCAGCTGGGGCCTGCGGGGCAGGCGGCCAGCGCCGGGGCAGGCGGCCCAGCGGGCCAGCACCTTCGCCCTGGACTCGGTGCGGCTGCGCAACGTGCAGCTGCGCACGGTGAATGAGTTTAAACGCAGCTCCCTGGCTTTGCGCATTCGGCGGGCCAGCTTCACGGCCCAGGCCAGCCCACTGGAAGCCACCTTGCGCGGGACGCTAGTGGGGCAGCTGGACTACTTGCGCACCCGCCGGGGCTACCTGTTTCGGCAGGAGCAGGTGCGGGCCCAGGTGCAGTACCGCTACGACTTCCGGCACCGCCAGGGCCGTTTGCTCCGCACCTGGGCCACGCTCAACGCCGACACCGTGCGCATCAGCGGCACGCACACGGCCGCTCCCGACCAGCCCGCCGGCACCCGCCTGCACCTGCGGCTGGCGGGGCAGCAGCCCCTGCTGGAAGTGCTGCGCGCAACGCTGCCCGCGGCCCTGCTGCCCCACCTGGCCGGGGCCCGCAGCCCCAGCAAAGCCCACGTCGACTACACCATCCGGGGCCTGAGTAGCCCCACCGTGCGGCCGCGGGCGGTGCTGCGCTTCCGCTTGCGCGGGGCCCAAATGGCCTGGCCCGACTCGGGCCGCACCATCCGACGCTGGGACCTGGCCGCCACCTTCGACAACGGCCCAGCCCGCACGCCAGCCACCACCACGCTGCGCCTGCACCAGTGCCGGCTATACTCGGCCGTGGGGGAGCTAGACCTGGCCGTGCAGGTAGCGGACTTTGCCCGGCCCCGGCTGCACGGGCGGCTGCGCGGCCGCACCGAGCTGCGCCAGCTGGCGGCCCTGGTGGCGCCGGGCCGGTGGCAGGCCCAGCGCGGCACGGCCACTCTCAACCTGACCTTGCGGGGCCGGCTGCCCGAACGAAGTGCTTCGGCGGTGCCGAGCCCCGGCGCCGGGCGCTTATCGGGGCGGGGCACGGTGGTGCTGCACGATGCGGCCTTCCGGCTGCCGGGCCGCGCGGCCGAGGTGCGCCAGCTCAGCGTGACCCTGGGCTTGCGCGACAGTCTCTGGACCCTGACCAACCTCACCGGGCAAGTAGCTGGTATGCGGGTGCAGGCCAACGCTACCACCCTGCACCTGCTGGATTACCTCACCGACCAGCACCCGTCCACCACCATCCGGGGCAGCTTGGCCGTTGACGAGCTACGAGTGGCCGAACTGCGCCAGCTGCTGGCTTCGCGCAGCGGCCCCAGCCGCCCCAACCGGGCCGGCAAGAAGCCGAGAACCCGGCCGGCGAGCTTGTTTGCGCCGGGGCTGCGGCTGGATGTGCGCTTGCGCTGCAGGCAGCTGGTGCTGGCCACTGACACCTTGCAGCAGCTGGCCGCCCACCTCCGCCACGACGGCCGCCAGGTAGAGCTGCGCGCCTTTCGCACCCGGCTTTGGGGTGGGCAGGTGAGCGGCGAAGCCCGCTGGGCCACGGCGGGGCGCCTCACCAACAGCCCGTTGCGCCTGCACGTGGCCGGGCGCTGGGGCACGGTAGCCTACCGCCGCCTGCTGGCCGTGCTGGAGCGGCCGCCCCGGCCCGGCCCGGCCGCCCCTACCCTGCCCCTGCGCGACATGCTGCTAACGGCCACCGGCCAGGCCACCGTAGACGTGCAGGACCTGCGCACCGGCTCCCAGGAAGACATTCGCAACCTGCACCTGCGGGTACTGAAGTCGAACGGGCGGGTGCAGCTACCGGCGCTGCGGTTCACGACCAGCGCCGGCGGCCGGGGGCAGGCCAACGCCGCCGCCCACCTGAGCGGGGCGCGGCTCACCCGCCTTTCGGCCCAGGCTACACTGCACTACCCGCTGCTGGACGTGCAGCGCCTGCTCCTGCTGATGGCGGCCCTGGCTCCCACCGGCCGCCCCGCGGGCGAGCGGCGCACTGCCAAGCCCGACGGCCCCCGCATCACGGAGCTGCTCACGGCCCGGCTGCGCATCACCGCCGACCAGGCGCGCTACGGGGTGCTGCGCGGCACGGAGCTGCGGGTGGTGTCGAGTGTGCGGCCGGGCCGTGCCGTGCTGGAAGACTGCCACCTTCAGGCGTTGGGCGGCCACGTGGGCGTGCGGGGGCAGCTCCTGAACACCGCTGAGCCGGGCCGCTACCCGGTGCGGGCCCAGGTGGAGCTACGGCAGGTGCAGCTGCCCGCCGCGTTTGGGCTGGCCCACAGCTTGCAGCTGGCCGTACCCGGCCCGGCCAACGTGCGCGGCACCGTGCACGGCACCGCCGACCTGCGTACGGTGCTGGGCGCCGATTTTCTACCCCGCCTGCCGCAGAGCTACGCCCACTTGCAGGCGCGGGTGCAGGGCCTGGAGCTGCTGGAAGTGGAGGCCCTGATGCAGGCCCTGCGGTTTCTGCGCGAAAAGCGCACCCGCCACCTCGTGTTTGAACCCCTGCAAGCCCAGCTGCTCCTCGACCGGGACCGGGTGCTGATTCCGGACCTGCGCCTGCCCAGCAACCTCACCGACCTGGCCATCAGTGGGGAGTACGCCCTGGCCGGACCGGGCACCAACCTGTACGTGGGTTTACGGCCAACGCAGGCGCTATTCGGCAACAACAACCAGCGGGTGGCCCGCATTCAGCAGGGCGAAGCTGCCGGCCGCCAGCCGCGCCCCCTCACCTACGTGCATCTGCACCGCGGGGCTGCCCCCGGCTACCAGGTACGCCTGTTCAAAGGCCGCGAGCAGCGCCTGCAACAGCAGCAGTTGCTGCGCCGCACCCAGCACCTACTGCGCACCCAGCAGCTCGATACCACCTTGCAACTGCTGCCGGGGGAGTGA
- the dgt gene encoding dGTP triphosphohydrolase, translated as MLHLTPDPENAPTMTWERLLSRRRYPEQPQLHVVTDAPPVRGAFVQDYDRVVFSSAFRRLQRKTQVMPLPETDFVHTRLTHSLETACVGRSLGRLGGRLLLEETAGLAQQHPHLDSDFGDIVAAACLAHDIGNPPFGHSGEDAISTYFRSPAAEPFVRVLNATQRADLQQFEGNAAGFRVLTHTYAAHSSGSAGLGLTYATLGAFSKYPRPSVVEEAGLTRGTSEKKYGYFQTEAVRFQDVAQELGLLPKPPGAQGGGFYHRHPLAFLVEAADDICYRIIDFEDGLKLGLIPCELGLQLLRDMLADTPGRPRSVEWRDWREELGYLRARLINRLVQQTARLFADRADDLLRGRSDEPLVRQLDCWDQLQQVHQLTMDHLYRSRPVLEIEAAGFEVLAGLLDAFLHATFDPHGSPRSRKLLQLLPAQFRADGHQQGATAYEQIILLTDYIGGLTDQNALSLFRTIHGIDLPKGF; from the coding sequence ATGCTTCACCTCACGCCCGACCCCGAAAACGCCCCGACCATGACCTGGGAGCGGCTGCTCAGCCGCCGCCGCTACCCCGAGCAGCCCCAGCTGCACGTTGTGACGGATGCGCCGCCCGTGCGCGGGGCCTTCGTGCAGGACTACGACCGGGTGGTGTTCAGCTCGGCCTTTCGGCGCTTGCAGCGCAAAACCCAGGTTATGCCCCTGCCTGAAACCGACTTCGTGCACACCCGCCTCACGCACTCGTTGGAAACGGCCTGCGTGGGCCGCTCCCTGGGCCGCCTCGGGGGCCGGCTGCTGCTCGAAGAAACGGCCGGCCTGGCCCAGCAGCATCCCCACCTCGACTCCGATTTCGGCGACATCGTGGCCGCCGCCTGCCTGGCCCACGACATCGGCAACCCGCCCTTCGGCCACTCTGGCGAAGACGCCATTTCCACCTACTTCCGCAGCCCGGCCGCCGAGCCCTTTGTGCGGGTGCTCAACGCCACCCAGCGCGCCGACTTGCAGCAGTTTGAAGGCAACGCCGCCGGCTTCCGGGTGCTGACCCACACCTACGCTGCTCACAGCTCCGGCTCGGCCGGCCTGGGCCTGACCTATGCCACACTGGGCGCGTTCAGCAAGTATCCGCGGCCTTCGGTGGTGGAAGAAGCTGGCCTGACCCGCGGCACCAGCGAGAAAAAGTACGGCTACTTCCAGACCGAAGCCGTCCGGTTTCAGGACGTGGCTCAGGAGCTGGGGCTGCTGCCCAAGCCGCCCGGCGCCCAGGGCGGGGGCTTCTACCACCGCCACCCGCTGGCCTTTCTGGTAGAAGCCGCCGACGACATCTGCTACCGCATCATCGACTTTGAAGATGGGCTGAAGCTGGGCCTGATTCCGTGCGAGCTGGGCTTGCAGCTCCTGCGCGACATGCTGGCCGACACGCCCGGCCGCCCCCGCTCCGTGGAGTGGCGCGACTGGCGCGAGGAACTAGGCTACCTCCGGGCCCGCCTCATCAACCGCCTCGTCCAGCAAACCGCCCGCCTCTTCGCCGACCGCGCCGATGACCTGCTCCGCGGCCGCTCCGACGAGCCCCTGGTGCGCCAGCTCGACTGCTGGGACCAGCTTCAGCAGGTGCACCAGCTCACCATGGACCACCTCTACCGCAGCCGCCCGGTGCTCGAAATCGAGGCGGCCGGCTTCGAGGTGCTGGCCGGCCTGCTCGACGCCTTTCTGCACGCTACCTTCGACCCCCACGGCAGCCCCCGCTCCCGCAAACTGCTCCAGCTGCTGCCCGCCCAGTTCCGCGCCGACGGCCACCAGCAAGGCGCTACCGCCTACGAGCAAATCATCCTGCTTACCGACTACATCGGCGGCCTCACCGACCAGAACGCCCTCAGCCTCTTTCGCACCATCCACGGCATTGATTTGCCCAAAGGGTTTTGA
- a CDS encoding class I SAM-dependent methyltransferase, protein MQTPRNIIDCYDKTAQRYAAEFRHELDHKHFDRLVLRAFAQENATRGPVLDLGCGPGHTTAFLAACGLPDVLGLDISPEMVKQARLEHPQLRFTTGDILHLAFADSSVGAAIAFYSLIHFEPAQLHVALSEIRRVLQPGGQLLFSFHIGAEIVHRDEFLGEVVSIDFRFMLPDAVVPLLRETGFAVLDVLERHPYPDVEYPSRRAYVWVAKPAGD, encoded by the coding sequence GTGCAAACGCCCCGCAACATCATCGACTGCTACGACAAAACGGCCCAGCGGTACGCCGCCGAGTTTCGGCACGAGCTTGACCACAAGCATTTCGACCGGCTGGTGCTGCGGGCGTTTGCGCAGGAAAACGCCACGCGCGGGCCCGTGCTGGACCTGGGCTGCGGACCCGGCCACACCACGGCGTTCCTGGCCGCCTGCGGACTTCCCGACGTGCTCGGCCTGGATATCTCTCCCGAAATGGTGAAGCAAGCCCGCCTGGAGCACCCGCAGTTGCGCTTTACCACCGGCGACATCCTGCACCTGGCCTTTGCCGACAGCTCGGTTGGCGCGGCCATTGCTTTTTACTCGCTGATTCACTTCGAGCCGGCCCAGCTGCACGTGGCGCTAAGCGAAATCCGGCGGGTCCTCCAGCCGGGCGGGCAGCTCCTGTTTTCGTTTCACATTGGCGCCGAAATCGTGCACCGCGACGAGTTTCTGGGTGAAGTCGTCAGCATCGACTTTCGCTTTATGCTGCCTGACGCTGTGGTGCCGCTGCTGCGCGAAACTGGTTTTGCCGTGCTGGACGTGCTGGAGCGCCATCCCTACCCCGACGTGGAATACCCCAGCCGCCGGGCCTACGTGTGGGTGGCGAAGCCGGCCGGCGACTAA
- a CDS encoding DUF3817 domain-containing protein, with translation MNSSLLTTALGRLRVIGFLEGWSFLILLLIAMPLKYLAGQPAAVRHVGMAHGLLFVLYVLLVLQNALEHRWSLRKTLLALLASFIPLGTFWADRHLFRPAE, from the coding sequence ATGAATTCTTCTCTGCTCACCACTGCGTTAGGCCGCCTGCGGGTTATTGGTTTCCTGGAAGGCTGGTCTTTTCTGATTTTGCTGCTGATTGCTATGCCCCTGAAATACCTGGCCGGGCAGCCCGCTGCCGTCCGCCACGTAGGCATGGCGCACGGGCTGCTGTTCGTGCTCTACGTGCTGCTGGTGCTGCAAAACGCCCTGGAGCACCGCTGGTCCCTGCGCAAAACGTTGCTGGCCCTGCTGGCCTCGTTCATCCCGCTGGGCACCTTTTGGGCCGACCGGCACTTGTTCCGCCCGGCGGAGTAG
- a CDS encoding fatty acid desaturase, producing the protein MQPNTLSAHLQLSPAQRWLELLRPWLLLGAYVFMAGLGWWWLAVPLAVAVCLSGFVQMHDAMHQALGLSKAANKRLLTLSGLLLLKSGHGLQVTHLRHHAHCLQPDDPEGAPATWRFWRVLWQGPYHILMLRRESLRMAPHTRRIQWLETAATLVLLAVFVAVYLWWGSLVGLVYWAVAFVMSATLPIWAAYLPHHLSEHNPAVRASAATARFWTPVLASFAFHHVHHHYPRVPTALLPRAAAELPPPPPHEHP; encoded by the coding sequence ATGCAGCCTAACACGCTTTCTGCTCACTTACAGCTTTCTCCGGCCCAGCGGTGGCTGGAGCTGTTACGCCCTTGGCTGCTGCTGGGAGCCTACGTGTTTATGGCCGGCCTGGGCTGGTGGTGGCTGGCCGTGCCTCTAGCAGTGGCCGTGTGCCTGTCGGGGTTTGTGCAGATGCACGACGCCATGCACCAAGCCCTTGGCTTATCCAAAGCCGCCAATAAGCGGCTGCTAACGCTTAGCGGGCTGCTGCTGCTGAAAAGCGGCCACGGCTTGCAGGTAACGCACCTGCGCCATCACGCCCACTGCCTGCAACCCGACGACCCCGAGGGCGCCCCCGCTACCTGGCGTTTCTGGCGGGTGCTGTGGCAGGGCCCCTACCACATCCTGATGCTGCGGCGGGAGTCGTTGCGCATGGCCCCGCACACCCGGCGCATCCAGTGGCTGGAAACAGCCGCCACGCTGGTTCTGCTGGCAGTTTTTGTGGCGGTCTATCTGTGGTGGGGTAGTCTGGTGGGACTGGTGTACTGGGCGGTGGCCTTTGTGATGAGCGCCACGCTGCCCATTTGGGCGGCCTACCTGCCACATCATTTGTCGGAGCACAACCCGGCGGTGCGAGCCTCAGCCGCCACGGCGCGGTTCTGGACACCCGTGCTGGCGTCGTTTGCCTTTCACCACGTGCACCATCATTATCCGCGGGTGCCTACGGCTTTGCTGCCGCGCGCCGCGGCTGAGCTGCCGCCCCCACCTCCGCACGAGCACCCATGA
- a CDS encoding DUF4166 domain-containing protein, with the protein MQSIYERTLGADFARLHPRIQERLRLHSTKEQAFIGRGTMEQVWHGPFIAQPFLRVGLLRHIMFPETGRQVPFRIENYAYRDALGRETVTWIRRFEFPQRTRCFDATMIWSQQRSRIVDYLGTHQHLAVDIDLAVTERGGLRLLSGEQRFYEGPLSFRFPMLLSGRADVEEWYDDAAGCYRIQVEVSNRTFGKLFGYRGHFQPEWQPVASADIPAYALPVRTEARE; encoded by the coding sequence ATGCAATCCATTTACGAACGAACCTTGGGCGCCGATTTTGCCCGCCTGCATCCCCGCATTCAGGAGCGGCTCCGGCTGCATAGCACCAAAGAGCAGGCCTTTATTGGGCGGGGCACGATGGAGCAGGTCTGGCATGGCCCATTCATTGCCCAGCCCTTCCTGCGCGTTGGGTTGTTGCGGCACATCATGTTTCCGGAAACCGGTCGGCAGGTTCCGTTTCGCATCGAAAACTATGCGTACCGCGACGCCCTGGGCCGCGAAACCGTGACGTGGATTCGCCGCTTCGAGTTTCCGCAACGCACCCGGTGCTTCGATGCCACCATGATTTGGAGCCAACAGCGGAGCCGCATCGTGGACTACCTGGGCACTCATCAGCACCTGGCCGTGGATATTGACCTGGCCGTGACGGAGCGGGGCGGACTGCGCCTGCTGTCGGGCGAGCAGCGCTTCTACGAGGGGCCGCTCAGCTTCCGGTTTCCCATGCTACTCTCGGGCCGCGCCGATGTAGAAGAGTGGTATGACGATGCAGCGGGTTGCTACCGTATTCAGGTTGAAGTCAGCAACCGTACCTTTGGGAAGCTCTTCGGCTACCGCGGCCATTTCCAGCCCGAGTGGCAGCCCGTAGCCTCCGCCGACATTCCTGCCTACGCCCTTCCCGTTCGGACCGAAGCGCGCGAATAG